In the genome of Fulvivirga maritima, one region contains:
- a CDS encoding DUF6263 family protein, whose product MKINRILLLCLCLISISSFAQKASIELNLKKGTEYKQHSAYAMKIDQNMGGQQVNMDINLNNNMSFLVTDVKGDLFTMDVKYESMIMEMTMPQMNMSYSSEAGEEADIMSQILASMKGKTFNIKMDKTGHIKEISNIDNVFSAIDDFDQIPAGQKGQIKDQLKKSFGKESFTSSMESLFAIFPNKKVAPGDTWDISNEIKTTMDLNMEGTYKYEEATAEDYVISGNTKIQSGDEPTDVNGMQMTYNMSGTMLSDIKVNKKSGWISEANLTQELSGTASAGGMEIPMNTKSTIKITD is encoded by the coding sequence ATGAAAATCAATCGAATTTTATTACTGTGCCTTTGCCTGATAAGCATTTCCTCTTTTGCGCAAAAGGCAAGCATAGAACTGAATCTAAAGAAAGGCACAGAATACAAACAACACAGTGCTTATGCCATGAAAATAGACCAAAACATGGGTGGCCAGCAAGTAAATATGGACATTAATCTGAATAACAATATGTCCTTTTTAGTGACTGATGTTAAAGGAGACTTATTTACTATGGATGTGAAATATGAGAGCATGATTATGGAAATGACCATGCCCCAGATGAATATGAGCTATAGTTCTGAAGCCGGTGAAGAAGCTGATATTATGTCTCAGATTTTGGCTAGCATGAAAGGAAAAACTTTCAACATTAAAATGGACAAAACTGGTCATATTAAGGAAATAAGCAACATAGACAATGTTTTTTCTGCTATTGATGATTTCGATCAAATACCTGCAGGTCAGAAAGGTCAGATCAAAGACCAGTTAAAGAAAAGCTTTGGTAAAGAATCATTTACCAGCAGTATGGAATCTCTATTTGCCATTTTCCCTAACAAAAAAGTAGCTCCTGGTGATACGTGGGATATTTCTAACGAGATTAAAACCACTATGGACCTCAACATGGAAGGAACTTATAAATATGAAGAAGCCACTGCTGAGGATTATGTTATCTCGGGTAATACTAAAATTCAATCTGGTGATGAGCCTACTGATGTAAATGGTATGCAAATGACTTATAACATGAGCGGCACTATGCTTTCTGACATAAAAGTAAACAAGAAAAGCGGATGGATCTCTGAGGCTAATCTTACTCAAGAGCTTAGCGGAACAGCTAGTGCCGGAGGTATGGAAATACCAATGAACACAAAAAGCACTATTAAAATTACAGACTAA
- a CDS encoding nuclear transport factor 2 family protein, whose product MTENNKEVLKKANDLIMQGDNDGFLDFCTDDTKWIFVGDQVLEGKEVVRKWMATEYKIPPEFDVKHLIAEGDFVTAVGNITLTDQEGKSTLYAYCDVWRFENGKMAELNAFVVEPN is encoded by the coding sequence ATGACTGAGAATAATAAGGAAGTTTTAAAGAAGGCCAATGACCTTATCATGCAGGGGGATAATGACGGTTTTCTCGATTTCTGTACTGATGATACCAAATGGATATTTGTAGGAGATCAGGTGCTTGAAGGTAAAGAAGTGGTGCGTAAATGGATGGCTACGGAATATAAAATACCTCCTGAATTTGATGTGAAACACTTAATTGCTGAAGGGGATTTTGTAACCGCTGTAGGAAATATTACCCTTACTGATCAAGAAGGAAAAAGTACTCTTTACGCTTATTGTGATGTTTGGCGTTTTGAAAATGGTAAAATGGCTGAGCTCAATGCTTTTGTGGTAGAGCCTAACTAA
- a CDS encoding bifunctional GNAT family N-acetyltransferase/carbon-nitrogen hydrolase family protein: protein MTEKQEENSPHLLVTRTLVLDDYDRIVAIMQKCYPMMKGDVWLKSQIKKLIRIFPEGQLCVEDRGEVVAFALSIIVDYKKYGDSHSYEQIIDDSNFGTHTADGDVLYGIDVCVDPDYRGMRLGRRLYDMRKELCESLNLRSIVAGGRIPNYHKYKDQYTPKEYIQKVRHKEIYDPVLYFQMSNEFHVRKILKNYIPYDKASGSYAVLIEWNNIYYNEDETVFGNQKNFARIGVVQWQLRAARSIDSFFENVEFFVDAVSGYQADFLVFPELFNAPLMAEFNEDNAAKAIRKLAQYSNEIRDKMVEYAVSYNINIIAGSMPVYEDEKLYNVAYLCRRDGSYEAQYKIHVTPAERNDWGMIGGDKVQVFETDTAKIGILICYDSEFPELGRILADQGMEILFVPFATDMHNGYNRVRVCSMARAIENECYVVISGSVGNLPKVVNMDIQYGQSAVFSPSDFAFPHNAIVSEGTPNTENTIIADVDLNDLKHLHMHGSVRNLLDRREDLYKVKFKK from the coding sequence ATGACAGAGAAGCAGGAAGAAAATTCACCCCATTTATTAGTCACCCGTACCCTTGTGCTGGATGACTATGATCGTATTGTGGCGATAATGCAGAAGTGCTATCCCATGATGAAGGGAGATGTTTGGTTGAAATCACAGATCAAAAAGCTGATCAGGATTTTTCCGGAAGGGCAGTTGTGTGTAGAAGATCGGGGCGAGGTAGTAGCTTTTGCGCTCTCTATCATAGTGGATTATAAGAAATATGGTGATAGCCATAGTTATGAACAGATTATTGATGATTCTAACTTTGGTACTCACACCGCTGATGGAGATGTGCTCTATGGTATAGATGTGTGTGTAGACCCTGATTATAGAGGGATGAGGCTGGGGCGTAGGCTTTATGATATGCGTAAAGAACTGTGCGAAAGTCTTAATCTTAGATCTATTGTGGCGGGTGGTCGCATACCTAATTACCATAAGTACAAAGATCAGTATACCCCAAAAGAATACATTCAGAAAGTAAGGCATAAGGAGATTTATGACCCTGTGCTTTACTTTCAAATGAGTAATGAGTTTCACGTAAGGAAGATTCTTAAGAACTATATACCTTATGATAAGGCCTCAGGATCTTATGCGGTGCTGATTGAGTGGAACAACATTTACTATAATGAAGACGAGACCGTTTTTGGTAATCAAAAGAACTTTGCTCGCATTGGCGTGGTGCAGTGGCAACTAAGAGCCGCCCGCTCTATTGATTCATTTTTTGAAAATGTGGAGTTCTTTGTAGATGCAGTGAGTGGCTATCAGGCGGATTTTCTGGTTTTTCCAGAGCTATTTAATGCTCCGTTAATGGCTGAGTTTAATGAAGATAATGCCGCCAAAGCCATTCGTAAGCTGGCTCAGTACTCTAATGAGATAAGAGACAAAATGGTAGAATATGCCGTTTCTTATAATATTAACATCATAGCGGGTAGTATGCCGGTATATGAAGATGAGAAACTGTATAATGTAGCTTATCTCTGTCGCAGAGATGGTAGTTATGAGGCACAGTACAAAATCCATGTTACGCCTGCTGAGCGTAATGACTGGGGAATGATCGGCGGAGATAAAGTGCAGGTGTTTGAAACCGATACGGCCAAAATAGGCATTTTAATATGTTATGACTCTGAATTTCCGGAGCTAGGCAGGATATTGGCTGATCAGGGAATGGAAATCCTGTTCGTGCCTTTTGCTACTGACATGCATAATGGTTATAACAGAGTACGCGTATGTTCTATGGCCAGAGCTATAGAAAATGAGTGCTATGTGGTGATCTCCGGTAGTGTGGGTAACCTGCCTAAGGTGGTGAATATGGATATTCAATATGGTCAATCAGCGGTATTTTCTCCTTCTGACTTTGCTTTTCCGCATAATGCTATTGTTTCAGAAGGTACACCTAACACAGAAAATACCATTATAGCCGATGTGGATCTTAATGACCTTAAGCATCTTCATATGCATGGTAGTGTGCGTAATCTGTTAGATCGAAGAGAAGATCTGTATAAAGTGAAGTTTAAAAAATAG
- a CDS encoding RNA polymerase sigma factor, with protein sequence MEKSQKDVFITTLDKHKRIIYKIVNSYCKNPEDRKDLEQEIIIQLWNSFHKYNSDFQFSTWMYRIALNVAISFYRRERKRATVNDDYGQAIIHNIADESDYNEEQDQNVKLLQRFISELNELNKALMLLYLDGKAYEEIADILGITKTNVATKISRLKVKLKEEFQKHL encoded by the coding sequence ATGGAAAAGTCACAAAAGGATGTATTCATAACAACATTAGATAAGCATAAGAGGATTATCTATAAAATAGTGAACTCTTATTGTAAGAATCCTGAAGATAGAAAGGACCTTGAGCAGGAGATAATTATTCAACTATGGAATTCATTTCATAAGTATAATTCTGATTTTCAGTTTTCTACCTGGATGTATCGCATTGCTCTTAATGTGGCTATTTCATTTTACAGAAGGGAGCGCAAGCGGGCAACGGTTAATGATGATTACGGGCAGGCTATTATACATAATATAGCTGATGAAAGCGATTACAACGAAGAGCAGGATCAAAATGTAAAATTACTGCAACGGTTTATAAGTGAACTAAATGAGCTGAACAAGGCGCTAATGCTTTTGTATCTGGATGGTAAAGCTTACGAAGAAATAGCTGATATACTGGGGATCACCAAAACCAATGTAGCTACTAAAATCAGTAGACTAAAAGTTAAATTAAAAGAGGAATTTCAAAAACATCTATAA
- a CDS encoding SusD/RagB family nutrient-binding outer membrane lipoprotein, with protein sequence MKLRYIITLLLIIGVSFSCDEFEDMNENPNEPTDVDASTVLPSAIRQSVTTLTTESFLLGNNAAQLTAKTLRTEIDSYNWNAFPSVWQGLYESLTDVRTLEEIALEEENEALEGVAVILRSWIMSTLTNTYGNVPYTEAIDGSEGDYTPAYDDQSAIYADILDELERADGLLTGSGSISGDIMLNNDPTLWRKFGNSLRLRLLMYAHNQIDDAESRFANIVESGLILSSNEETVAMPFLNSFPNQFPTIPLKKGDFDAVALSQTSLNVMSAYNDPRLARYARPDNNDYNNPTFSGATNGAGSCSKGGSALGAPYFNVEGDVTADELGLNIPEGLVMTYSEVEFLLAEAAAKGWIADAVEPHYEAGIEASMEYYQVDYAPFGYTDFADYYANSGVAYNEATDIWEQKWLALFFNGLEPYFEVRRWYFESGMSFDGIPFMDPACNNLNNNLLPTRFLYPGEEQSLNQLNYQEAIERMDGGNSINAPIWLVQ encoded by the coding sequence ATGAAATTAAGATATATAATTACATTATTATTAATCATAGGGGTATCCTTCTCATGCGACGAGTTTGAGGATATGAATGAAAACCCTAACGAACCCACAGATGTGGATGCCAGCACGGTATTACCTTCAGCCATAAGGCAAAGCGTAACCACCTTAACTACAGAGTCATTTCTTTTAGGTAACAATGCCGCTCAGCTTACTGCTAAAACGCTGCGTACGGAAATAGATTCTTATAACTGGAATGCGTTCCCTTCAGTATGGCAAGGCCTTTATGAGAGCCTTACTGATGTAAGAACGCTTGAAGAGATAGCTCTGGAAGAAGAGAACGAAGCACTAGAAGGTGTAGCGGTAATTTTAAGGTCATGGATCATGTCTACTCTTACTAACACTTACGGAAATGTGCCTTACACTGAAGCTATTGATGGTAGCGAAGGAGATTACACACCTGCGTACGATGATCAGTCAGCTATTTACGCTGATATATTAGATGAACTAGAGCGTGCTGACGGCCTACTCACTGGTTCAGGGTCTATTTCTGGCGACATTATGCTAAATAATGATCCTACTTTATGGAGAAAGTTTGGCAACTCACTACGTTTGAGACTCCTAATGTATGCTCACAATCAGATCGATGATGCTGAAAGCAGATTTGCTAATATAGTAGAAAGCGGACTCATTTTATCTTCAAATGAAGAAACTGTGGCCATGCCATTTTTAAACAGCTTCCCAAATCAGTTCCCAACTATTCCTTTGAAAAAAGGTGATTTTGATGCTGTAGCCTTGAGTCAGACCTCACTAAATGTGATGTCAGCATATAATGATCCACGCCTGGCAAGGTACGCAAGACCAGATAACAACGATTACAATAACCCTACTTTCAGTGGAGCTACTAATGGTGCTGGTAGCTGCTCTAAAGGAGGATCAGCTTTAGGAGCACCCTACTTCAATGTAGAAGGTGATGTAACTGCTGATGAGCTGGGACTAAATATTCCTGAAGGTTTAGTAATGACATACTCAGAAGTAGAGTTTTTATTAGCTGAAGCTGCGGCCAAAGGTTGGATTGCTGATGCGGTAGAGCCTCACTATGAAGCCGGAATTGAAGCTTCTATGGAATATTACCAGGTAGACTACGCTCCCTTCGGATATACTGATTTTGCCGATTATTATGCTAACTCAGGCGTAGCTTACAATGAAGCCACTGACATTTGGGAACAAAAATGGTTGGCTTTATTCTTCAACGGATTAGAGCCTTACTTTGAAGTACGCAGATGGTATTTCGAAAGCGGCATGAGCTTCGACGGCATTCCTTTTATGGACCCTGCCTGTAACAACTTAAACAATAACCTTCTACCTACGAGGTTCTTATACCCTGGTGAAGAGCAAAGTTTAAATCAACTAAACTATCAAGAGGCAATAGAAAGAATGGATGGCGGCAATAGTATTAACGCCCCTATCTGGCTAGTGCAATAG
- the argS gene encoding arginine--tRNA ligase, with protein MSLDLQLKQEISKAFSSLFDAELKVEDISLQPTRKEFEGSHTFVCFPYARLSKAKPEETARLIGEYLKEHVEAVADFNVVKGFLNIVLSDATWVQVFTDIWEDENFGQYPANGKEVMVEYSSPNTNKPLHLGHLRNNFLGWSVAEIFKANGYNVHKVQIINDRGIHICKSMVAWSKFGNGETPESTGKKGDKLVGDYYVKFDQEYKKEIAELVAGGMDKEAAEKEAPIFKEAQALLKKWEAKDPETYELWETMNSWVYAGFDVTYNTMGVDFDKLYYESNTFLLGKDEVMKGLEKGIFFKKEDGSVWVDLTDEGLDQKLLLRADGTSVYMTQDIGTAILRFRDFPNISQQIYTVGNEQEYHFKVLFIILDKLGYEWAKECYHLSYGMVDLPSGKMKSREGTVVDADDLMQEMTDTARQHTEELGKIEGFSEEQAKELYNTLGIGALKYFLLKVDPTKRMLFDPNESIQFQGNTGPFIQYTHARISAILRKAEQIGVEPTPEDLKNLSELQASEKNVIFLLNDYMKKLAEAAENYSPDAIAQFAYDLAKEYNRFYQEVSIFNEEDQVALKFRIAFSSVVAKTIAQAMGLLGIQVPERM; from the coding sequence ATGAGTCTGGATTTACAATTAAAGCAAGAAATTTCTAAGGCCTTCAGCAGCCTTTTTGATGCTGAATTAAAAGTAGAAGACATTAGTTTGCAGCCTACCAGGAAGGAATTTGAAGGTTCACATACTTTCGTGTGTTTTCCTTATGCCAGGTTGTCTAAAGCTAAACCTGAAGAAACAGCCAGACTCATAGGCGAATACCTGAAAGAACATGTGGAGGCTGTGGCCGATTTTAATGTGGTCAAAGGCTTTTTAAATATTGTGCTTTCTGATGCTACGTGGGTACAGGTGTTCACTGACATTTGGGAGGATGAAAACTTTGGTCAGTACCCTGCTAATGGTAAAGAAGTGATGGTAGAGTATTCATCACCTAATACCAATAAGCCGCTTCACCTGGGCCATTTGAGAAATAATTTCCTTGGCTGGTCTGTAGCTGAAATTTTCAAGGCCAATGGTTATAATGTGCATAAAGTGCAGATCATTAATGACCGTGGTATCCATATCTGTAAATCTATGGTGGCTTGGTCTAAATTCGGCAATGGAGAAACTCCTGAGTCTACCGGAAAGAAGGGAGATAAGCTGGTAGGAGATTACTATGTGAAATTTGATCAGGAATATAAAAAAGAGATTGCTGAGCTGGTAGCAGGTGGAATGGATAAGGAAGCCGCTGAAAAAGAGGCTCCTATTTTTAAAGAAGCTCAGGCTTTATTGAAAAAGTGGGAAGCTAAAGATCCTGAAACCTATGAGCTGTGGGAAACTATGAACAGCTGGGTGTACGCTGGCTTTGATGTGACCTACAATACCATGGGCGTTGATTTTGATAAGCTTTATTATGAATCTAACACCTTCCTTTTAGGTAAAGATGAGGTGATGAAAGGCTTGGAAAAAGGCATTTTCTTTAAAAAGGAAGATGGCTCTGTATGGGTAGATTTAACTGATGAAGGTCTTGATCAGAAGCTTTTACTAAGAGCTGATGGCACTTCAGTATATATGACGCAGGATATTGGTACTGCTATTTTACGTTTTAGAGATTTCCCTAACATAAGTCAGCAAATATATACCGTGGGTAATGAGCAGGAATACCATTTTAAGGTGCTGTTTATTATTCTTGATAAATTAGGTTATGAGTGGGCTAAAGAATGCTACCACCTGTCTTATGGTATGGTAGACCTGCCTTCTGGTAAAATGAAGTCTCGTGAAGGTACTGTAGTAGATGCTGATGACCTGATGCAGGAAATGACAGACACGGCTCGTCAGCATACAGAAGAGCTGGGTAAAATAGAAGGCTTTAGTGAGGAGCAGGCCAAAGAGCTTTATAATACTCTGGGTATTGGGGCATTAAAATACTTCCTTTTAAAGGTTGATCCTACCAAGAGAATGCTATTTGATCCTAATGAATCTATTCAGTTTCAGGGTAATACAGGTCCTTTTATTCAATATACACATGCTCGTATTTCTGCTATTTTAAGAAAGGCGGAGCAAATAGGAGTGGAGCCTACACCTGAAGATTTAAAAAACCTTTCAGAACTGCAGGCTAGTGAGAAGAATGTAATATTCCTTTTAAATGATTATATGAAAAAACTGGCTGAAGCAGCGGAGAATTATTCGCCGGATGCTATCGCTCAGTTTGCTTACGACCTGGCTAAGGAGTATAACCGTTTCTACCAGGAAGTATCTATTTTTAATGAAGAGGATCAGGTGGCGCTTAAATTTAGAATCGCTTTCTCTTCAGTAGTAGCTAAGACTATTGCCCAGGCTATGGGGTTATTAGGCATACAGGTGCCTGAAAGAATGTAA
- a CDS encoding GIY-YIG nuclease family protein — MGNYFVYITTNPKKTTIYIGVTNDLHTRLLQHFENRGQPKTFAGRYYCYKLIYYERHTTIQTAIEREKEIKKWSRAKKANLIASFNPHWTFLNREVIS; from the coding sequence ATGGGCAATTATTTTGTTTACATCACCACTAACCCAAAGAAAACAACAATATATATTGGAGTTACAAATGACCTTCACACCAGATTACTCCAGCACTTTGAGAACAGAGGGCAACCTAAAACTTTTGCTGGCAGGTATTATTGCTACAAATTGATCTATTATGAGAGACACACGACGATTCAGACAGCTATAGAAAGGGAAAAAGAAATTAAAAAATGGAGTAGAGCAAAAAAGGCTAATCTTATTGCATCATTCAATCCACATTGGACCTTTCTAAACCGTGAAGTGATCTCTTAA
- a CDS encoding 1,4-dihydroxy-2-naphthoate polyprenyltransferase encodes MEIKAWIVAFRLRTLPLALASICMGSFLAAANGFFNGWVCAFCILTTILLQVLSNLANDYGDTVNGADSAHREGPQRMVQSGKITLSDMRKAIALFIAMTLASGIYLLYLSFGFDLQAFIFFFVLGVMSILAALAYTAGRKPYGYIGLGDLSVMLFFGLTGVLGSYYLFAQQIDWLLILPAISCGLFSVAVLNVNNIRDIESDKKAGKYSIPVRIGRKKAVIYHWTLLSLGLLSALAFTFLSFNSWTQLLFIVTIPLFVKNALAVKNKTKPADLDPYLKHMALSTLMFVLLFGLGYMLA; translated from the coding sequence ATGGAAATAAAAGCATGGATAGTAGCCTTTAGGCTTAGAACACTTCCTTTGGCATTAGCCAGTATATGTATGGGGAGTTTTTTGGCTGCGGCTAATGGTTTTTTTAATGGTTGGGTATGTGCCTTTTGTATCCTCACTACTATTTTATTACAGGTACTTTCTAACCTGGCTAATGATTATGGTGATACCGTAAATGGTGCAGACAGCGCACATAGAGAAGGACCACAGCGCATGGTGCAATCAGGTAAAATAACCTTATCTGATATGCGCAAAGCCATAGCGCTGTTTATAGCCATGACTCTTGCCAGTGGTATTTACTTGCTTTATTTATCCTTTGGCTTCGATTTACAAGCCTTTATTTTCTTTTTTGTACTGGGGGTAATGTCTATCCTTGCTGCACTGGCTTATACCGCTGGCAGAAAACCCTATGGTTATATAGGCTTAGGAGATTTATCTGTTATGCTCTTTTTTGGGCTAACCGGAGTGCTGGGGTCTTATTACCTTTTTGCTCAGCAGATAGATTGGCTGCTGATATTACCCGCTATTAGCTGTGGGTTATTTTCTGTAGCTGTACTTAATGTAAATAATATACGAGACATAGAGTCTGATAAAAAAGCAGGTAAGTATTCCATTCCTGTGCGGATTGGCAGGAAAAAAGCAGTGATCTATCATTGGACATTGCTGTCCCTTGGTCTATTATCTGCATTAGCTTTTACTTTTCTAAGCTTCAACTCCTGGACACAACTGCTTTTTATAGTTACCATTCCTCTGTTTGTGAAGAATGCTCTGGCGGTAAAAAATAAGACAAAACCCGCTGATTTAGATCCTTACCTCAAGCATATGGCGCTTAGCACGTTAATGTTTGTGCTGTTGTTCGGACTAGGTTACATGTTGGCCTAA